The window GGCTGTCTGGTGGAGGTACAGAACCATGACCGTTCAGATCATCGACACCCTGGCGGGTCAAAGAGCCGCCCTGGAAACGGGGTCGCTCGACCTTTTCCGAAGCCGGGTGATGGAGCCCATCGCACCGTTCTGGCAGACCATGCTCAGCCGCCGACCCGTAGGCGAGGGGAGTGCTGACCCTGCTCTGGAAATGGCGAGTGCCTGGGGATTCTACAGCCCGCTCGATGACCGCGAGGCGGGCCTGGAGGCCATCGCCGCGTTCGAGGCGGCCGGGACAGCGCAGCAGTGCGCGGACGCGGTGCAGCGGGGATTCAAGGCCCTCGACCCGGGCAGGCACGGCTTCGAGGTGAACCCGGGGTTCGCGTTCCTGCTCGGCCATCTGCGCGTGCTCAAAGGCGATTATGGGGCGTACACCGGAGCCCACACGCCGACCTTCGCGATGGTGATGGGCTGGCCCGATCCCGTGGGCACGCCGCGCTTGCCAGTGGCGGCGGCACACGAACTCAACCATGCTGTGCGGTTCACCTACGAGCCGTG is drawn from Deinococcus terrestris and contains these coding sequences:
- a CDS encoding DUF2268 domain-containing protein — encoded protein: MTVQIIDTLAGQRAALETGSLDLFRSRVMEPIAPFWQTMLSRRPVGEGSADPALEMASAWGFYSPLDDREAGLEAIAAFEAAGTAQQCADAVQRGFKALDPGRHGFEVNPGFAFLLGHLRVLKGDYGAYTGAHTPTFAMVMGWPDPVGTPRLPVAAAHELNHAVRFTYEPWTPETTVGQYMVAEGLAEAFGVEVLGDPGLVGPYSAALSPEQLAAVRPRFRDALDLSGFPVLQGYIFGDWAAEQFNYPKQGLPDYAGYSIGYEVVQGYLKHTGRSAAEATYVPWREIVEQSGYFEG